From Thermogladius calderae 1633, a single genomic window includes:
- a CDS encoding translation initiation factor aIF-1A has translation MLSRKSVGEPSSKEPPLPGEGTIICGVIKHLGGDYVLAKCMDGVDRKLRIPGKMRRRVWISEGDIVLAGVWDFSPEKGEVLYKYGRSELEKLMEKGVVTKEFIDAISELV, from the coding sequence ATGCTGTCGAGGAAATCAGTTGGGGAGCCGAGCAGTAAAGAACCACCTCTTCCCGGCGAGGGGACTATAATTTGCGGTGTCATCAAACACCTCGGTGGCGACTACGTGCTGGCTAAGTGCATGGACGGAGTTGACAGGAAGCTACGAATACCGGGAAAAATGAGGAGGCGCGTGTGGATTAGCGAGGGAGACATCGTGCTCGCGGGCGTGTGGGACTTCTCTCCAGAAAAAGGCGAGGTGTTGTACAAGTACGGTAGGAGCGAGCTAGAGAAACTGATGGAGAAGGGTGTTGTGACGAAGGAGTTTATCGACGCGATCAGTGAACTTGTATGA
- the alaS gene encoding alanine--tRNA ligase, producing MSTSDIDLGYLRRYGYEKYRCIKCEGVIWSTRPRETCPDRPCSKYEFLYKDYKNLRPLSLREVRSRFIDFLVRRGHEVVDPYPVLAKWRDDLYLTIASIIVFQPHVTDGLVDPPYNPLVIVQPSIRLTDIDNVGLTFGRHMTSFEMGGMHAFNKPGKFVYWVEGVLDNTIDFFTKEIGLSMDDIVFKESWWEGGGNAGPAPEVLVDGLEVATLVFMKYKDAGGRWVDNPVLVVDCGYGIERITWLTQRTPTGFHAVYGSLVGKFKDLLGVEEPPSDVLKKIVYETSDKEISSVSELLDLATKLGFGEYAKDLERSVYTYSILDHTRTLALMLADGIVPSNTGEGYLARLVARRLARNVLLAGVELSKVRDVVLELINAQINYWTGDYVFGKLAGRRDYILEVAQAEIGKFVDTLVESESLVRKIVSRKKQLGLEDLISIYDSYGIPPEIVVEKARSLGTNVQLPPDFYSVVAARHSAPPRLAKQVEKQEEFEWASNLWETVPEFHIDPYKKSTEARVLGVKGRLVVLDRTVIYPRSGGQDYDTGIVRFGEEVYRVLEAYKFGNVIVHVLDREPSLRPGDTVVVEVDWGRRYRLMRHHTATHIVLAAARKVLGEHVWQAGAEKTVEKARLDITHYKPLSKEDVEAIEKEANRIVDLRIDLNFNTLSRFDAEKKYGIRLYQGGSVYSSNVRVVEIPGFDAQACYGTHVKNTAEVGGIKIINVDRIQEGVVRLEFVSATRIPEVMRDFMDEEQKALSILGGDNIVAAAERIVNELKEKTSLLSRYRGLLKEILLERSVVSASCGFEYYFVLIPIEDEALRKEVVEEAALKRRAMVVVLMGDLLEIAVDPTKARERGLDLTKVVKELGQYGKGGGKPDHVIVKLFKPTDPGLINHVIEKAVCSSK from the coding sequence TTGTCTACAAGCGACATAGACCTAGGATACTTGAGGAGGTACGGGTACGAGAAGTACAGGTGCATCAAGTGCGAAGGAGTAATATGGAGTACGAGACCTCGAGAGACGTGCCCCGATAGACCCTGCTCTAAGTACGAGTTCCTCTACAAGGACTATAAGAACCTGAGACCTCTCTCCCTCCGAGAGGTTAGGAGCAGGTTCATCGACTTCCTCGTAAGGAGAGGCCACGAGGTCGTCGACCCCTATCCTGTACTAGCAAAGTGGCGCGACGACCTCTACTTGACGATTGCGTCGATAATAGTCTTCCAGCCGCACGTGACCGACGGTCTCGTCGATCCACCCTACAACCCTCTCGTGATAGTTCAGCCGTCGATCAGGCTGACAGACATAGACAACGTCGGGCTCACTTTCGGTAGGCACATGACTAGTTTCGAAATGGGGGGCATGCACGCCTTCAACAAGCCCGGTAAGTTTGTTTACTGGGTCGAGGGAGTCCTAGACAACACGATAGACTTCTTCACAAAGGAGATCGGGCTGAGCATGGACGACATAGTCTTCAAAGAGTCTTGGTGGGAGGGAGGGGGCAACGCTGGCCCAGCCCCCGAAGTGCTGGTCGACGGTCTAGAGGTGGCTACGCTCGTATTCATGAAGTATAAGGACGCAGGTGGTAGGTGGGTAGACAACCCCGTACTAGTCGTCGACTGCGGGTATGGTATCGAGAGGATCACGTGGCTTACTCAGAGAACCCCGACCGGCTTCCACGCAGTGTACGGTAGCCTGGTAGGCAAGTTCAAAGACCTCCTCGGGGTCGAGGAGCCCCCTAGCGATGTCCTGAAGAAGATCGTGTACGAGACTAGCGACAAGGAGATATCCTCTGTGAGCGAACTCCTAGACCTCGCTACCAAGTTGGGCTTCGGCGAGTACGCTAAAGACTTAGAGAGGAGCGTCTACACGTACTCTATACTCGACCATACGAGGACGCTAGCTCTAATGCTCGCGGACGGGATAGTCCCGTCAAATACAGGAGAAGGCTACTTAGCGAGGCTAGTGGCTAGAAGGCTCGCGAGGAACGTACTACTCGCTGGCGTGGAGCTTAGCAAGGTAAGAGACGTTGTACTGGAGCTAATCAACGCCCAGATAAACTACTGGACCGGGGACTACGTCTTCGGCAAGCTGGCTGGTAGAAGAGACTACATCCTGGAAGTGGCACAGGCGGAGATAGGCAAGTTCGTTGACACGTTAGTCGAGAGCGAGAGCCTTGTTAGGAAAATCGTCTCCAGGAAAAAGCAGCTGGGCCTAGAAGACCTGATCTCGATATACGACTCTTACGGTATACCCCCGGAGATAGTTGTCGAGAAAGCCAGGTCTCTGGGCACCAACGTCCAGTTACCACCAGACTTCTACTCGGTCGTGGCAGCGAGGCACTCTGCGCCGCCGAGGCTAGCGAAGCAGGTCGAGAAGCAGGAGGAGTTCGAGTGGGCGAGTAACCTGTGGGAGACGGTGCCGGAGTTCCACATCGACCCCTATAAGAAGAGCACGGAGGCTAGAGTGCTAGGCGTTAAAGGTAGGCTGGTGGTCTTGGACAGGACAGTGATCTATCCGAGGTCGGGTGGGCAGGACTACGACACGGGCATCGTGAGGTTTGGCGAAGAAGTCTACAGGGTTCTCGAGGCGTACAAGTTCGGGAACGTCATAGTCCACGTGCTAGACCGTGAGCCCTCTCTCAGACCAGGTGACACCGTCGTAGTCGAGGTTGACTGGGGTAGGAGGTATAGGCTTATGAGACACCACACGGCGACCCACATAGTTCTCGCAGCCGCCAGGAAGGTACTGGGAGAACACGTTTGGCAAGCCGGCGCCGAGAAGACCGTCGAGAAGGCTAGGCTAGACATAACCCACTACAAGCCCCTGTCAAAAGAGGATGTAGAGGCCATAGAGAAAGAGGCTAATAGAATAGTCGACTTAAGGATCGATCTAAACTTCAACACCTTGAGTAGGTTTGACGCTGAGAAGAAGTACGGGATTAGGCTGTACCAGGGTGGTTCGGTCTATTCGAGTAACGTAAGAGTCGTCGAGATACCAGGTTTCGACGCTCAAGCGTGTTACGGGACGCACGTCAAGAACACAGCCGAGGTCGGCGGGATAAAGATAATCAACGTGGACAGGATACAGGAGGGCGTTGTCAGGCTGGAGTTTGTATCGGCAACCAGGATACCAGAGGTCATGAGAGACTTCATGGATGAAGAGCAGAAAGCCCTGAGTATCCTGGGCGGGGACAACATAGTTGCGGCTGCCGAGAGAATAGTAAACGAGCTCAAGGAAAAGACATCCCTCTTAAGCAGGTACAGGGGTCTCCTCAAGGAGATCCTCCTCGAGAGGAGCGTTGTGAGCGCGAGTTGCGGGTTCGAGTACTACTTCGTCCTCATACCGATAGAGGACGAGGCGCTTAGGAAGGAAGTCGTTGAAGAGGCCGCCTTGAAGAGGAGAGCAATGGTTGTCGTCTTAATGGGCGACTTACTCGAGATAGCGGTAGACCCTACTAAGGCGAGAGAGAGGGGTTTGGACCTCACAAAAGTGGTAAAGGAGCTCGGTCAGTACGGTAAAGGCGGGGGTAAACCAGACCACGTGATAGTCAAGCTATTCAAGCCCACAGACCCCGGTCTTATCAACCATGTAATCGAGAAGGCTGTTTGCTCCAGTAAATAG
- the glmU gene encoding bifunctional sugar-1-phosphate nucleotidylyltransferase/acetyltransferase, translating to MILAAGKGERLRPITETRPKPLIPILCKPLLAWQLEWIEGLGGLVDEVIIVVGDMKDKVIEFLSKTAANKKIRVVEQEQQLGTAHAVLRAVEGVEEEEDVLIVYGDVFLGKPELLLEVAKREGNAILGAEVDDPSQYGVLLTKGEDSLDKILEKPKEHLSKVVNAGVYKLRVGDILSNRDIQFSPRGELEFTDIVNKIASVSDVRVVTAPRGSWIDIGLPWQVIEANKTALSNLRGQNIKGVVEQPVVIHGDVYIGEESQIKAFTYIEGPVYVGRRVRVGPSARLRPYSVICDGSVIGFSVEVKESVIFENVHANHLSYIGDSIVCEGVNLGAGTVTANLRFDEKTVKMRIKDKVVDSGRKKLGSVIGGYAKTGINVSLMPGVKVGSFSWIYPGVVVTGDVPQKTILKPETKARVDVMKFENEH from the coding sequence GTGATCCTAGCCGCGGGTAAAGGGGAGAGACTGAGACCGATCACCGAGACCAGGCCTAAGCCTCTGATACCTATACTGTGTAAACCACTACTCGCGTGGCAACTTGAGTGGATCGAAGGCTTGGGCGGTCTAGTCGACGAGGTTATAATCGTAGTGGGCGACATGAAAGACAAGGTAATAGAGTTTCTATCGAAGACTGCGGCAAACAAGAAAATAAGGGTTGTCGAACAGGAGCAACAGCTTGGTACAGCCCACGCTGTCTTAAGGGCCGTGGAGGGGGTCGAGGAGGAAGAGGACGTTCTCATCGTATATGGAGATGTGTTTTTGGGTAAACCGGAGTTGCTACTCGAGGTAGCCAAGCGGGAGGGCAATGCGATACTGGGCGCGGAGGTGGACGACCCCAGTCAGTATGGGGTGCTATTAACAAAAGGCGAAGACTCGCTAGATAAAATCTTGGAGAAGCCCAAGGAACACCTCTCTAAAGTGGTCAACGCTGGGGTGTACAAGCTCAGGGTGGGAGATATACTCTCGAACAGGGACATACAGTTTAGCCCGCGTGGAGAGCTGGAGTTCACAGACATAGTTAACAAGATAGCGAGCGTAAGCGATGTAAGGGTTGTTACAGCGCCGAGAGGGAGCTGGATAGACATAGGGTTACCGTGGCAGGTCATCGAGGCAAATAAAACCGCCCTTAGCAACCTGAGAGGACAAAACATAAAGGGGGTAGTGGAGCAACCTGTCGTGATACACGGTGACGTCTACATAGGCGAGGAGAGCCAAATAAAGGCGTTCACCTACATCGAGGGCCCGGTTTACGTAGGCAGAAGAGTAAGGGTGGGCCCCTCTGCTAGACTTAGACCTTACAGCGTGATATGCGACGGCTCAGTGATAGGGTTCTCCGTGGAAGTGAAAGAGAGCGTTATCTTCGAGAACGTCCACGCAAATCACCTGTCCTACATCGGGGATAGTATTGTGTGCGAAGGAGTGAACCTGGGGGCAGGGACGGTCACGGCTAACTTGAGGTTCGACGAAAAAACCGTTAAGATGAGGATTAAGGACAAGGTCGTCGACTCTGGTAGGAAAAAACTTGGTAGCGTGATTGGGGGCTACGCGAAGACCGGCATAAACGTCTCGCTAATGCCAGGGGTGAAGGTGGGTTCCTTCTCGTGGATATATCCAGGAGTCGTGGTTACGGGCGACGTACCGCAGAAAACGATATTAAAGCCCGAGACTAAGGCTAGAGTTGATGTGATGAAGTTTGAGAATGAGCACTGA
- a CDS encoding translation initiation factor IF-2 subunit beta produces the protein MSKRARDYAYEELLERAYSRLPQKTSSGEVFEVPKAEVTVVGGKTIITNFRKIADVLARDESLLQHYYIKELGVPAVINEAGQLVLQGKFNAIVINKFLDMFVKKYVRCPTCGSYHTKLIRKGKVFVLKCEACGAETTVEAFK, from the coding sequence ATGTCAAAACGTGCTAGGGACTACGCCTACGAGGAACTACTCGAGAGAGCCTACAGTAGGCTCCCGCAGAAGACCAGTAGTGGCGAAGTCTTCGAGGTGCCCAAGGCGGAAGTTACAGTTGTAGGCGGTAAGACTATAATAACGAACTTCAGGAAAATAGCCGACGTTCTAGCACGCGACGAGTCTCTCCTCCAGCACTACTACATCAAGGAGCTGGGTGTACCAGCTGTGATCAACGAGGCGGGCCAACTGGTGCTGCAGGGTAAGTTCAATGCTATAGTGATTAACAAGTTCCTAGACATGTTCGTGAAGAAGTACGTTAGATGCCCGACCTGTGGTAGCTATCACACCAAGCTGATAAGGAAGGGCAAGGTCTTTGTTCTCAAGTGTGAGGCGTGCGGCGCCGAGACAACAGTGGAGGCGTTCAAATGA
- a CDS encoding 30S ribosomal protein S3ae has translation MAARKGVIKDKWKLKKWFNIVAPQSFGGVVLATTPSDDPMKLIGRTVETTLYDLTGDISQVHVKLYFQVVDVQGDQAITRFKGHELARDYMRSLIRRKSSKIQGIFDVTTKDGYVVRLTIVTLTSFRCNTSQKKAIRRIMREYIYEKASSLTLDELVNEILGGKVSADIAERTRKIYPVRRVEVYKSKLLMVPGPAGPQPAKVISPIQKGAV, from the coding sequence ATGGCGGCCAGAAAGGGAGTGATCAAGGACAAGTGGAAGTTGAAAAAGTGGTTCAACATAGTGGCACCTCAATCGTTCGGAGGCGTTGTTCTGGCTACTACACCGTCTGATGACCCTATGAAGCTGATCGGTAGGACTGTTGAGACTACATTGTACGATCTAACGGGCGACATATCGCAGGTTCACGTGAAGCTATACTTCCAGGTAGTCGACGTTCAAGGAGACCAGGCCATTACCAGGTTCAAGGGCCACGAGCTGGCTAGAGACTACATGAGAAGCCTTATAAGGAGGAAGAGTAGCAAGATACAGGGGATTTTCGACGTTACGACAAAAGACGGTTATGTTGTCCGGCTAACGATCGTCACCTTGACAAGCTTTAGGTGTAACACCAGCCAAAAGAAGGCGATTAGGAGGATTATGAGAGAGTATATCTACGAGAAAGCGTCGAGCTTGACACTGGACGAGTTGGTCAATGAGATACTGGGAGGCAAGGTGTCCGCCGACATAGCCGAGAGGACCAGGAAAATATACCCTGTTAGAAGAGTAGAGGTCTACAAGAGCAAGCTCCTCATGGTACCCGGCCCCGCCGGTCCTCAACCGGCCAAGGTCATCTCACCGATACAGAAAGGTGCTGTGTAA
- a CDS encoding 60S ribosomal export protein NMD3 encodes MRYCLNCGREVSDEDYVNGYCIDCFRKIGNPFTKQVSLELKVCSRCGSIFYKGEWHQDSMENIVRRYLLDNQAKYMIASAELISVEPSGEPRESAKGVYVQNWLFGIVLNKKHFVQFNQDVRISVSRTICPRCLARASRKISAVVQVRGVNAQAHRGLVEGVIMSNPGYSEYLVDVEDAPNGFDIRFVDQLPARRLAYELARLLGGHVKETFKSTRYDARKGVWQGIHTFSVRLPDVTEGSIVRYGGELWVVKKLDVRGIQLEAVSSSRRTTVPLSEYWSGHLSIVENYYVKGVYEVVAVDKSMVYLLDRDSGEVKEFLLTNIPFQVKQGDYVKILVIDDKEYVLKYGQ; translated from the coding sequence GTGAGGTACTGCCTAAATTGCGGTAGAGAAGTCTCTGACGAAGACTACGTCAACGGCTACTGCATAGATTGTTTCAGGAAGATTGGAAACCCCTTTACTAAACAAGTCTCTCTGGAGCTAAAGGTCTGTAGTAGATGCGGCTCAATATTCTATAAGGGCGAGTGGCACCAGGATAGCATGGAAAACATAGTCAGGAGGTACCTCCTCGACAACCAGGCCAAGTACATGATAGCCTCGGCAGAGCTGATCTCGGTGGAGCCCTCGGGCGAGCCTAGGGAGTCCGCTAAAGGGGTTTACGTCCAGAACTGGTTATTTGGGATAGTTCTGAACAAGAAGCATTTCGTGCAGTTCAACCAAGACGTCAGGATATCCGTTTCAAGAACCATATGCCCGAGGTGTTTGGCTCGTGCCAGCAGGAAAATCTCGGCCGTAGTACAAGTCAGGGGAGTTAATGCTCAAGCTCACAGAGGCTTAGTGGAGGGGGTTATCATGTCAAACCCGGGTTACAGCGAGTACTTGGTAGACGTAGAAGACGCCCCGAACGGGTTTGACATAAGGTTCGTCGACCAGCTTCCTGCTCGGAGGTTGGCATACGAGCTGGCTAGGTTGCTAGGGGGTCATGTGAAAGAGACCTTCAAGTCGACCAGGTACGACGCGCGGAAAGGTGTTTGGCAGGGTATACACACGTTCTCGGTCAGGCTTCCCGATGTCACAGAGGGCTCTATAGTCAGATACGGCGGTGAGCTGTGGGTGGTGAAGAAACTCGACGTAAGAGGGATCCAGTTAGAAGCGGTTTCTTCCTCTAGGAGAACGACTGTACCGTTATCGGAGTACTGGAGTGGACACCTCTCTATCGTCGAGAACTACTACGTTAAGGGGGTGTACGAGGTGGTTGCTGTGGACAAGTCTATGGTCTATTTGCTGGACCGCGACTCGGGGGAGGTAAAGGAGTTCCTGTTGACAAACATACCGTTTCAGGTCAAGCAGGGTGATTACGTTAAAATACTTGTTATAGATGATAAAGAGTATGTCTTGAAGTATGGTCAATAG
- a CDS encoding serine protein kinase RIO produces MTKGHEKRIKDDDLFETVEEVFDTRTVLNVVELMRRKVIKRLAGTISAGKESRIYLGYTYDDKPVAVKIYLTSSAEFRKGMWKYIAGDPRFAGFSPRNTRELVYAWARKEFRNLARLYEAGVRVPRPISVYNNVLVMEFIGEDGLRYPLLVEAYRDLELEELEKIHDKVLEELEKMVCRARLVHGDLSEFNIMVTPDADVVIIDVSQALDVGHPNALEFLRRDVERVESFFKDEVGLNSVKDPNSILEVLLKCLEKRKVE; encoded by the coding sequence ATGACTAAGGGTCATGAGAAGCGGATTAAAGACGACGATTTATTCGAGACCGTAGAAGAGGTTTTTGACACCAGAACTGTTCTGAACGTTGTCGAGTTGATGAGGAGGAAGGTCATCAAGAGGCTGGCTGGTACTATAAGCGCTGGTAAAGAGTCTAGGATTTACTTAGGCTACACCTACGACGATAAACCTGTGGCCGTGAAGATATACCTGACAAGTAGTGCTGAGTTCAGGAAAGGGATGTGGAAGTATATAGCAGGAGACCCTAGGTTCGCCGGCTTCTCGCCGCGTAATACGCGTGAACTCGTGTACGCTTGGGCTAGGAAAGAGTTCAGGAACTTGGCGAGGCTTTACGAGGCGGGTGTAAGGGTTCCAAGGCCTATTAGCGTCTACAACAACGTGCTCGTAATGGAGTTCATAGGCGAGGACGGCCTCAGATACCCGTTACTGGTCGAAGCTTACAGAGACTTAGAGTTGGAGGAGCTCGAGAAGATACACGACAAAGTCTTGGAGGAACTCGAGAAAATGGTCTGCAGGGCTAGGCTGGTCCACGGCGACCTGTCGGAGTTCAACATCATGGTGACCCCCGACGCAGACGTGGTCATAATAGACGTTAGCCAAGCACTCGACGTAGGGCACCCCAACGCGCTTGAATTCCTAAGGAGAGACGTAGAGAGAGTTGAGAGCTTCTTCAAGGATGAGGTAGGGCTTAATAGCGTTAAAGACCCTAATAGTATCCTCGAGGTACTACTCAAATGTCTGGAGAAGAGAAAGGTAGAATGA
- a CDS encoding DUF2095 family protein, producing MSTDEFRRKYPNLAKEILDGQYEGIRLTVDQGFSDPWHGYLPNVYDYLRRCKDENEAVEVIEYLVKRGEIPLEEGEELKRVVREHGLAYFGERKSHDYYYKVAQRYWKSLRKNR from the coding sequence ATGAGCACTGATGAGTTCAGAAGAAAGTACCCGAACCTCGCTAAGGAGATACTGGACGGGCAGTATGAGGGTATCAGGCTGACTGTAGACCAGGGCTTCTCCGATCCATGGCATGGTTATCTTCCTAACGTCTACGACTACTTAAGGAGGTGTAAGGACGAGAACGAGGCAGTAGAGGTCATAGAGTACCTGGTGAAGCGCGGCGAGATACCTCTAGAGGAAGGCGAGGAGCTGAAACGAGTAGTCCGAGAGCACGGGTTAGCGTACTTCGGGGAGAGGAAGTCTCACGACTACTACTACAAGGTGGCTCAACGTTACTGGAAGTCCTTAAGGAAGAACAGGTGA
- a CDS encoding KH domain-containing protein, which produces MSGEEKGRMIIGVTKLYEKIPLERIGVLIGNEGRVKREIEEKTRTRLTVDSTSGMVIIEPAFPSTTTYELMKAREIVRAIASGFSPDKAMSLLGEDQVLMIIELKQYVGDKPNHIQRILGRVIGEGGKARRVLEEMTGTYISVYDTNVAIIGDYESAQVARAAVEMLIEGRRHSTVYSYIEREMDKLKRRRMRELWRPKEEAG; this is translated from the coding sequence ATGTCTGGAGAAGAGAAAGGTAGAATGATTATAGGGGTCACGAAACTTTACGAGAAAATCCCCTTGGAGAGGATTGGAGTCTTAATAGGTAACGAGGGGAGGGTTAAGAGAGAGATCGAGGAGAAGACTAGGACTAGGTTAACCGTAGACTCGACCAGCGGTATGGTCATAATTGAGCCAGCGTTTCCTTCAACAACGACATATGAGCTGATGAAGGCGAGGGAGATCGTCAGAGCGATCGCCAGCGGCTTTTCGCCCGATAAAGCCATGAGCCTCCTAGGGGAAGACCAGGTCTTGATGATCATCGAGCTCAAGCAGTACGTAGGCGACAAGCCTAACCATATACAGAGGATCCTTGGAAGGGTGATCGGGGAAGGGGGTAAAGCAAGAAGGGTTCTAGAGGAGATGACCGGCACGTATATCTCGGTATACGACACTAATGTAGCCATCATAGGCGACTACGAGTCGGCCCAGGTAGCGAGAGCAGCAGTGGAGATGCTAATCGAGGGTAGAAGGCACAGTACAGTCTACTCATACATTGAGAGAGAGATGGACAAGCTGAAGAGAAGGAGAATGAGGGAGCTATGGAGGCCTAAAGAAGAAGCTGGATGA
- a CDS encoding DUF424 domain-containing protein, which translates to MSVREVAVRVYVKTYNTESGLLVAACDEDVLGLRLVDESRGINFYVDPSFFKGEVLDVDKAVKVLRKASMANIVGNSIVGRAISEGLVREDTVLVVNGVKVAMFVTL; encoded by the coding sequence ATGAGCGTTCGTGAAGTCGCGGTGAGGGTGTACGTCAAGACCTACAACACGGAGAGCGGGCTTCTTGTAGCAGCGTGCGACGAGGACGTTTTGGGGCTTAGGCTTGTAGACGAGTCACGGGGTATCAACTTCTACGTGGACCCGTCTTTCTTTAAAGGAGAGGTCTTGGACGTTGATAAAGCCGTGAAAGTCCTAAGGAAGGCTAGTATGGCGAACATTGTGGGTAACAGTATCGTGGGGCGGGCTATAAGCGAGGGCCTTGTCAGAGAGGATACCGTGCTTGTTGTGAACGGCGTTAAAGTAGCTATGTTCGTAACCTTGTAG
- a CDS encoding tRNA (N(6)-L-threonylcarbamoyladenosine(37)-C(2))-methylthiotransferase — protein sequence MKVYLETYGCALNKSDEALMKRVLTDRGHGIVDDPTSADALVINTCTVRLDTEYRMARRIAELYRLAKESGKKLVVAGCLAKAQPYKVAKLAPDASIVSPQNADKIYLAVESNSRVVLLTGLRSRGSIGVFLTGRIAPIPAQEGCLGNCTFCIVKHARRVLVSHPIEDVKKAVEEAVRLGAVEIELTGMDLGTYGIDLYKTRKLPELIESVAEVEGDFMVRVGMLNPEHLSYILDDLVEALQHRKVYKFLHIPLQSGSNRILKLMGRKYTVEEYIDYVEELKSKIPGISIATDILVGFPHETDEDFQDTVEVIKKLRFERVHLAAYSIRPRTLATSLPQIPTQTKKSRVLQALRVIEQVGLEDKQRYVNTVQNCFTTEKEKGWVCRLENYIPVVLRSEEDLDYGRWVKVAISEATFFDLRGYVIN from the coding sequence ATGAAAGTATACCTAGAGACCTATGGATGTGCTTTGAACAAGAGCGACGAGGCATTAATGAAGAGAGTTCTCACCGATAGGGGGCATGGTATAGTAGACGACCCTACCAGCGCTGACGCCCTAGTGATCAACACGTGTACTGTAAGGCTCGATACCGAGTATAGGATGGCGAGGAGGATCGCCGAGCTTTACAGACTAGCTAAGGAGAGCGGTAAAAAACTAGTGGTCGCGGGCTGCCTCGCCAAGGCCCAGCCCTATAAGGTAGCCAAGCTGGCGCCTGACGCCAGTATCGTCTCGCCTCAGAACGCCGACAAAATATACCTCGCCGTCGAGTCCAACTCTAGAGTCGTCTTGTTGACAGGGCTTAGGAGCAGGGGGTCTATAGGTGTCTTCTTGACGGGTAGAATAGCTCCAATACCCGCACAGGAGGGCTGCCTGGGCAACTGCACTTTCTGCATCGTGAAACACGCTAGGAGGGTGCTCGTAAGCCACCCCATCGAGGACGTCAAGAAGGCTGTCGAAGAAGCTGTCAGGCTTGGTGCTGTAGAGATAGAACTCACCGGCATGGACCTCGGCACATACGGGATCGACCTCTACAAGACCCGGAAATTGCCGGAGTTAATCGAGTCCGTGGCTGAGGTCGAGGGGGACTTCATGGTAAGGGTTGGCATGCTCAACCCCGAACACTTGAGCTACATCCTAGACGACCTCGTGGAAGCCCTACAGCATAGGAAAGTCTACAAGTTCCTCCATATACCCCTCCAATCGGGCAGTAACAGGATACTTAAGCTTATGGGGAGGAAGTACACCGTTGAAGAGTACATCGATTACGTCGAGGAACTGAAGAGCAAGATCCCGGGCATTAGTATCGCCACCGACATACTCGTCGGCTTCCCACACGAGACGGACGAGGACTTCCAGGACACAGTAGAAGTCATCAAGAAGCTAAGGTTCGAAAGAGTACACCTAGCGGCTTACAGTATAAGACCTAGGACGCTAGCCACGTCTCTACCCCAGATCCCTACTCAGACAAAGAAATCACGTGTGCTCCAAGCACTGAGAGTAATAGAACAGGTGGGTCTCGAAGACAAACAGAGGTACGTCAACACGGTTCAGAACTGCTTCACCACAGAAAAAGAAAAAGGCTGGGTGTGTAGGCTTGAAAACTACATACCGGTCGTCCTGAGATCGGAGGAGGATCTAGACTACGGGAGGTGGGTTAAGGTAGCGATTAGTGAAGCCACATTCTTCGACTTACGCGGCTACGTAATAAACTAG